Proteins from a single region of Mytilus trossulus isolate FHL-02 chromosome 2, PNRI_Mtr1.1.1.hap1, whole genome shotgun sequence:
- the LOC134705168 gene encoding LIM and SH3 domain protein 1-like isoform X1, with amino-acid sequence MHECTIKFTRKYIKMNPPCAKCKKTVYPVEKLNCLDKYWHKSCFNCEVCSLKLTMKNYKGYNKLPYCTTHYPTTKFTAVADTPENKRLQQNTSMQSNVVYHKEFEGQKGQFTAVDDSGKQAFTEQLQPSAQVSSYQQLSQQPAQVDPPQQETVEMTRPQAPEPEPTQVIQSAEDDAIYRALYDYAAADDDEVSFSEGDIITDCEIIDDSWMTGTVMATGDQGMMPSNYLEKI; translated from the exons ATGCACGAATGTACCA ttaaatttactagaaaatacattaaaatgaaTCCTCCATGTGCAAAGTGTAAGAAGACTGTTTACCCGGTGGAAAAACTCAACTGTCTAGATAAG TACTGGCACAAAAGTTGTTTCAATTGTGAAGTCTGTAGTTTGAAATTAACCATGAAAAACTATAAAGGCTACAACAAGTTACCCTACTGTACAAC ACATTACCCAACAACAAAGTTTACAGCCGTAGCAGACACACCAGAGAACAAAAGACTTCAACAAAATACGTCAATGCAGAGTAAC GTTGTATATCATAAAGAGTTTGAAGGACAGAAGGGACAGTTTACTGCAGTCGATGACTCAGGGAAACAGGCGTTTACTGAACAATTACAGCCATCAGCCCAAGTCTCTTCATATCAACAACTATCACAACAACCAGCACAAGTCGATCCACCTCAACAGGAAACTGTTGAAATGACACGTCCTCAAG CACCAGAACCAGAACCCACACAAGTCATTCAATCTGCCGAAGATGAC GCTATATATCGCGCCCTTTATGATTACGCAGCAGCCGATGATGACGAGGTTAGCTTTAGTGAGGGAGATATCATTACAGATTGTGAAATTATAGATGATTCTTGGATGACAGGTACAGTGATGGCTACTGGAGATCAGGGAATGATGCCATCGAATTATCTGGAAAAGATTTAA
- the LOC134705168 gene encoding LIM and SH3 domain protein 1-like isoform X2 codes for MHECTIKFTRKYIKMNPPCAKCKKTVYPVEKLNCLDKYWHKSCFNCEVCSLKLTMKNYKGYNKLPYCTTHYPTTKFTAVADTPENKRLQQNTSMQSNVVYHKEFEGQKGQFTAVDDSGKQAFTEQLQPSAQVSSYQQLSQQPAQVDPPQQETVEMTRPQEPTQVIQSAEDDAIYRALYDYAAADDDEVSFSEGDIITDCEIIDDSWMTGTVMATGDQGMMPSNYLEKI; via the exons ATGCACGAATGTACCA ttaaatttactagaaaatacattaaaatgaaTCCTCCATGTGCAAAGTGTAAGAAGACTGTTTACCCGGTGGAAAAACTCAACTGTCTAGATAAG TACTGGCACAAAAGTTGTTTCAATTGTGAAGTCTGTAGTTTGAAATTAACCATGAAAAACTATAAAGGCTACAACAAGTTACCCTACTGTACAAC ACATTACCCAACAACAAAGTTTACAGCCGTAGCAGACACACCAGAGAACAAAAGACTTCAACAAAATACGTCAATGCAGAGTAAC GTTGTATATCATAAAGAGTTTGAAGGACAGAAGGGACAGTTTACTGCAGTCGATGACTCAGGGAAACAGGCGTTTACTGAACAATTACAGCCATCAGCCCAAGTCTCTTCATATCAACAACTATCACAACAACCAGCACAAGTCGATCCACCTCAACAGGAAACTGTTGAAATGACACGTCCTCAAG AACCCACACAAGTCATTCAATCTGCCGAAGATGAC GCTATATATCGCGCCCTTTATGATTACGCAGCAGCCGATGATGACGAGGTTAGCTTTAGTGAGGGAGATATCATTACAGATTGTGAAATTATAGATGATTCTTGGATGACAGGTACAGTGATGGCTACTGGAGATCAGGGAATGATGCCATCGAATTATCTGGAAAAGATTTAA
- the LOC134705168 gene encoding LIM and SH3 domain protein 1-like isoform X3, whose protein sequence is MNPPCAKCKKTVYPVEKLNCLDKYWHKSCFNCEVCSLKLTMKNYKGYNKLPYCTTHYPTTKFTAVADTPENKRLQQNTSMQSNVVYHKEFEGQKGQFTAVDDSGKQAFTEQLQPSAQVSSYQQLSQQPAQVDPPQQETVEMTRPQAPEPEPTQVIQSAEDDAIYRALYDYAAADDDEVSFSEGDIITDCEIIDDSWMTGTVMATGDQGMMPSNYLEKI, encoded by the exons atgaaTCCTCCATGTGCAAAGTGTAAGAAGACTGTTTACCCGGTGGAAAAACTCAACTGTCTAGATAAG TACTGGCACAAAAGTTGTTTCAATTGTGAAGTCTGTAGTTTGAAATTAACCATGAAAAACTATAAAGGCTACAACAAGTTACCCTACTGTACAAC ACATTACCCAACAACAAAGTTTACAGCCGTAGCAGACACACCAGAGAACAAAAGACTTCAACAAAATACGTCAATGCAGAGTAAC GTTGTATATCATAAAGAGTTTGAAGGACAGAAGGGACAGTTTACTGCAGTCGATGACTCAGGGAAACAGGCGTTTACTGAACAATTACAGCCATCAGCCCAAGTCTCTTCATATCAACAACTATCACAACAACCAGCACAAGTCGATCCACCTCAACAGGAAACTGTTGAAATGACACGTCCTCAAG CACCAGAACCAGAACCCACACAAGTCATTCAATCTGCCGAAGATGAC GCTATATATCGCGCCCTTTATGATTACGCAGCAGCCGATGATGACGAGGTTAGCTTTAGTGAGGGAGATATCATTACAGATTGTGAAATTATAGATGATTCTTGGATGACAGGTACAGTGATGGCTACTGGAGATCAGGGAATGATGCCATCGAATTATCTGGAAAAGATTTAA